One genomic window of Cygnus olor isolate bCygOlo1 chromosome 3, bCygOlo1.pri.v2, whole genome shotgun sequence includes the following:
- the ZDHHC14 gene encoding palmitoyltransferase ZDHHC14 isoform X6 encodes MGTLLRTSFSDPGVLPRATPDEAADLERQIGNNEDIANGSSSGGYRPPPRTKEVIINGQTVKLKYCFTCKIFRPPRASHCSLCDNCVERFDHHCPWVGNCVGKRNYRFFYMFILSLSFLTVFIFAFVITHVILRSQQTGFLNALKDSPASVLEAVVCFFSVWSIVGLSGFHTYLISSNQTTNEDIKGSWSNKRGKENYNPYSYGNIFTNCCAALCGPLSPSLIDRRGFIQPDTPQLAGPSNGITMYGATQSQSNMCDQDQCIQSTKFVLQAAATPLLQSEPSITSEELPLPGKTSLSGPCATLTLGQPTPPSSMPNLTSDTGLTDMIPLKEEHEGHQFLTPEEAPSPPGMLPSGSPITHSHTMHVLSLASQDSLHEDSVRGLVKLSSV; translated from the exons ATATTGCAAATGGCTCCAGTTCAGGAGGATACCGCCCCCCTCCCAGAACAAAAGAAGTGATCATCAACGGACAGACAGTGAaactaaaatactgttttacttGCAAGATTTTCCGCCCACCTCGTGCCTCACATTGCAGCCTTTGTGATAACTGCGTAg AACGGTTTGATCACCACTGTCCCTGGGTAGGCAACTGTGTGGGGAAAAGaaactacagatttttttatatgtttattttatctcTGTCCTTTCTGACAGTCTTTATATTTGCATTCGTTATCACCCACGTCATCCTTC GTTCTCAACAAACAGGGTTCCTCAATGCCCTCAAGGACAGTCCTGCAAG TGTGTTGGAAgctgtggtgtgttttttctctgtatggTCCATTGTAGGCCTCTCAGGTTTTCACACGTATTTGATCAGCTCCAATCAAACAACAAATGAAGAT ATTAAAGGATCATGGTCAAATAAAAGAGGTAAAGAAAACTATAATCCATACAGTTATGGCAACATCTTTACTAATTGCTGTGCTGCACTCTGTGGGCCCCTCTCTCCAAG TTTAATTGACAGAAGAGGATTTATACAACCAGATACACCCCAGTTAGCAGGACCATCAAATGGCATCACTATGTATGGGGCCACACAATCTCAGAGCAACATG TGTGACCAAGACCAGTGCATTCAGAGCACTAAATTCGTTTTgcaggctgctgccacccctctACTACAGAGTGAGCCCAGCATAACTAGTGAAGAGCTACCTTTACCTGGAAAGACTTCTCTCAGTGGGCCTTGTGCAACTCTAACTCTAGGGCAACCAACACCACCATCTTCCATGCCAAATCTCACATCAGACACAGGTTTGACAGACATGATACCTTTAAAAGAGGAACACGAAGGCCATCAGTTTCTTACTCCTGAAGAAGCTCCGTCACCCCCTGGGATGCTGCCAAGTGGAAGTCCTATTACACACAGCCATACAATGCACGTCCTGAGTCTAGCCAGCCAGGATTCATTGCATGAAGACTCAGTACGTGGTCTCGTGAAGCTTAGCTCGGTTTGA